The window TTCTTTCTATATGCATCACATCAAGGTTATGTCGCAACATAAGATTCTTCCAATAAGGCAATTGAAAAAAGATACTCTTCTTCCTCCAATTATAAGCATTGTTAGAAACATTACGCTTTCGCTTTTGCACTTTACCATAAGTCACATTGCCCAAATCTTGTAATTGCATAAGTGTTTCATCACCTGTTAAAGGGCTAGGTGCAGCCCCCATTTCCACTTTCCCATCAAATACCACCCTGTTTCTACGCCATGGATGGTTTATGGGAAGGAAACGACGATGACCCATATAACATAACTTATTACGTAAGGAAAATGATTGTGTGTCTTTATGGCAACAAGGGCATGCAAGCTTGCCTTTGGTTGACCATCCTGAAAGGTTCCCATATGCAGGAAAATCATTAATCGTCCACAGGAGAGCCACACGCATAAGAAAATTAGATTTTGAATGTGCATCATAAGTCTCCACCCCGTCCCATAGTTCTTTCAACTCTTCAATCATTGGTTGTAAGTATACATCAATATCATTGCCTGGACACTTAGGGCCTGGAATAAGAAGTGTCATCATGAAATATGGATTTTTCATGCAATCCCATGGTGGCAAATTATAGGTAACTAGTACGACAGGCCAAATACTATGATTGGAACTCATATTCCCATAAGGTTGGAACCCATCACTTGCTAAACCTAATCTAACATTTCTTAACTCAATTGAAAAAGTAGGATGACGCTCATTGAAAGATTTCCATTCTATTGAGTCGGATGGATTCTGCAAGACACCATCATCAATATTTTCTTCCTTGTGCCACCTCATCTTCTTTGCCGTCTCTTTTACCATGTATAATCGCTGAAGCCTTGGTTTGATTGGAAAATGTCGCAATACTTTATGAGCTACTTTTTTGCCTTTGTGTCGTTCTGACTTCCATCTAGACTTACCACACTTCGGACATGATTGGGCATTAACATAATCGTGCCAATATAAAATACAATCATTCTGACATGCATCTATTTTGGTGTACCCCAAGCCTAGGTCATGAAGAACTTTCTTCGCTTCATAAAAAGATTTGGGTACAAATGACCCCTCAGGAAGAACTTCTTTAAAGAAGCTCAAAAACTCATCCATTGATTTGTTGCTCCAATGGTTAAGACACTTCAAGTGAACTAATTTAACAACAAAAGACAACTTTGAGACTTTCGTGCAACCAGGATAAAGTTCTGTTTGAGCATTTTCTAACAATTTGTAGAACTTTGTTGCACGCATATTTGGCTCTTCATTGCCCTCAGAAGAATTAGTATTATCCTCCACATTCATATATCCGCAAGCATCGTGAATCATTTCAGTAATATTATCCTCTTCAATGCTATCATCTTCGACTTCATCATCAACTCTAACTAACACTTCTCCATGCAAGTCCCACACTTTATAAGAATCCCAGAAGCCCTTGTTCAACAAGTCTCCTCTTACATTAATCCTTAGCTTGAACACGGTGTTCATACACCCTTTACAAGGACATCGAATAATAGTGCTCACCCCGGGTTGACTGAATGCCCAATTAAGAAAGCTTTCTACTCCATCTCTATACCTTTGGTCAACTCTATTCCTAATATTCAACCAACTTTTATCCATTTCCTATTTTTCAACTAAAAAaggaataaattaattaattagattTTTCATAATGATAAACAGTGGAAAAGTCTAAGAAGAGGCCTATGCAAAGGCGTCAGCATGAATAAGTCAATATAAACTTCATATTTAAAAAACTAATATATTCATAACTAAAACATACTCTACTTTATATGAGAGGTGCATTCCAATTATCAGAAGAATAATTGTGATTAATATAATTTACGAGGAATATGATCAATAAATCATGCAGTAGACAATATACAACAACCACTAGTATAACTCCAAGTGCAGCCAATGATTTCTTTAAAGGACAACAACATGTACCAAACATGGTGGCATTTAAACCACAGGTATGGCAAGCCTATCGAATGTAGTATCTATTCTTTTTACATAACAAAACCAGCAGGCAGCTAATTCCCCCTCAAAGTGTAGCATTTGTTTTTATCAAAGTAGCAATAGTTCATAGCAAACAACAAAGAGCCACAATTCATAGTAGACTAGCGGAACCTTTAAAAAATGCACAGGTTATTATGCTCAAATGGTAATTAAAATGCAGTAAGAATCTCTAGGTTCAACATTTCACAACAGTAGCAGCAAGGCAAAAGCTATGCAAGTGACAATCTTATCCCAAACGAGTGTCAACAATAGAGGACTTGCCCAACTTGCTTGTAACAAAAAACATGGCAGCAGTTAGAATCTCAGAGTGCAGCACCTGTTTAATAACAGTTTCAAGATCCTAGGTGCAACCATCTAATTGCAGCAGTTCAGAGCAACATGACAGCAGGCAGGGTGATGGAAAAAGTTTTTGAGTAAGAAAGACAATGCAGAACTACTTTGATCAGGACTTGGATATCATCGCAAGTAAAAACACAAAGAGGCAGTTTCTTAGAGAAAAAACAAACTTTCAAATGAGATACATGTTTTATCTTTTCAAGCCTCATGCCAACAGTATCTACCAGTATTCAAAGTGAAATTATGCAAACACAGTTGGTCTTCTACAACTAGGAGGGATTTTAAATTTGTTCACTAAATGCAAAAGGAAAATGCTTATACCAAATCTTATTACCTCCAAGGAAATGACCAAATCATATTCTCTTAGATCTCACTAAAAAGTGTTCTTTAGGACATGCTTCATCAATACTAAATTCTATCTCTAAAAACCAAAACCGTTGTTTCGAGCTTGTTTAATGTACAAGAAGAATCGGAAATCAATACTTAGTTTTTGAACAAAATCACGGCATTACTTCAGCGTATACAACATTTAATAAACTATCAATCGCAAACTCATCTGATGCACCACAAATCGAGTTATAACGTCCATATTATCTAATAAGCTGTGAGAATGAGATTATTTGATCTTTCAGATCATGTAAAAGTATCAGTACATTGTTTAAAC is drawn from Lycium barbarum isolate Lr01 chromosome 8, ASM1917538v2, whole genome shotgun sequence and contains these coding sequences:
- the LOC132607799 gene encoding uncharacterized protein LOC132607799 yields the protein MDKSWLNIRNRVDQRYRDGVESFLNWAFSQPGVSTIIRCPCKGCMNTVFKLRINVRGDLLNKGFWDSYKVWDLHGEVLVRVDDEVEDDSIEEDNITEMIHDACGYMNVEDNTNSSEGNEEPNMRATKFYKLLENAQTELYPGCTKVSKLSFVVKLVHLKCLNHWSNKSMDEFLSFFKEVLPEGSFVPKSFYEAKKVLHDLGLGYTKIDACQNDCILYWHDYVNAQSCPKCGKSRWKSERHKGKKVAHKVLRHFPIKPRLQRLYMVKETAKKMRWHKEENIDDGVLQNPSDSIEWKSFNERHPTFSIELRNVRLGLASDGFQPYGNMSSNHSIWPVVLVTYNLPPWDCMKNPYFMMTLLIPGPKCPGNDIDVYLQPMIEELKELWDGVETYDAHSKSNFLMRVALLWTINDFPAYGNLSGWSTKGKLACPCCHKDTQSFSLRNKLCYMGHRRFLPINHPWRRNRVVFDGKVEMGAAPSPLTGDETLMQLQDLGNVTYGKVQKRKRNVSNNAYNWRKKSIFFQLPYWKNLMLRHNLDVMHIERNVSDNILSTVMNMVGKTKDTLKSRYYLVDLGIRYVNILEKKIHGLKCHDHHVLLQDIFPVAIRGLLPKEVCEPIIALAKIFKNLYSKCLTIEDLDILEAEIPIILCKLQMVFLPAFFDVMIHLTIHLEKEAKLGGPVQYRDMYPIERYLRTLKSYVRNLGRPEGSIAEGYLAEESLTFCSRYLKNISIKFNKPTRNDDGSRSKGEMSIFKNSGQPKGAATDSKKLSHDEFNQACMEYTREIESQVSMRAHRMHNNEFLDWFRARIFVLSAQGCANDDLKSLAVSPDPLVHRYSTFMVNGFRFQTKELVRKTQNSGVLVRGDDSDPNKEYYGVLEDIYELSYVGNRKVYLFKCHWWDVARLGRGYKIDKYGFKSVNTHCALNTNEPFVLASQSEQVFYLNDMVNKDWLVVVKTNPRDLFNIPEVEDEALLNEEVYQQEEVECNILRTNDQETEIEVSLHRDDIEPQTVLRTNDQGNEEDDIINDNDIDVSENEEDEEELLDDNDGEDSDTSS